In Dryobates pubescens isolate bDryPub1 chromosome 15, bDryPub1.pri, whole genome shotgun sequence, the following proteins share a genomic window:
- the LOC104310223 gene encoding zinc finger protein 501: MSDTKGSPVIAELHQFPSRMLIGSTLEEADQRQDCKQELESESEVETSFGKSQGMVIPCETEVWEHEDSGRAHISKVLFAGDKPDPPTYRDSAIWVQQTGEKTYECPECRKSFSRSSYLSQHQRIHLAEKPFSCSECGKSFTRNSDLVKHQRIHTGEKPYQCSECQKTFSQRSNVIRHQRTHTGERHYRCSECGKSFSQNSHLIVHQRSHKGEKPFSCPRCEKSFSDRSSLIIHRRVHTGEKPHECQECGKRFRDSSAIIRHQRIHTGEKPYACSRCGKRFRQSSSLVTHMRTHTGEKPYKCPVCGKGFSQSSALTTHRRTHGAKALPAYRGGLLPSPYQCVERGRRCSDRSTLARHQSLHAEEQLHVCVECGDSFRRSSALSMHLRVHHGERPYQCEQCGKTFRHSSALGAHLRIHAGAKPYECGECGKCFCKSSTLTVHLRIHTAKQHCRCAVGRRTLSSLSLLP; the protein is encoded by the coding sequence ATGAGTGACACAAAGGGAAGTCCTGTGATAGCTGAGCTGCATCAATTCCCCTCCAGAATGCTCATAGGAAGTACCCTGGAGGAAGCTGATCAAAGACAGGACTGCAAGCAGGAGCTAGAATCAGAAAGTGAAGTGGAGACATCTTTTGGAAAGAGCCAGGGAATGGTAATTCCCTGTGAGACAGAAGTCTGGGAGCATGAGGACAGTGGTAGAGCTCACATCAGCAAGGTTCTCTTTGCTGGGGACAAGCCAGACCCACCCACATATAGGGACAGTGCCATTTGGGTTCAGCAGACAGGAGAGAAAACCTACGAGTGTCCTGAGTGCAGGAAGAGCTTCAGCCGGAGCTCGTATCTGAGCCAGCACCAGAGGATCCACCTGGCAGagaagcccttcagctgctccgaGTGTGGGAAGAGTTTCACCCGCAACTCAGACCTCGTCAAACACCAGCGGATCCACACGGGGGAGAAGCCCTACCAGTGCAGCGAGTGCCAGAAGACCTTCAGCCAGAGGTCCAACGTGATCAGGCACCAGCGGACCCACACGGGAGAGAGACACTACCGCTGCAGCGAGTGCGGGAAGAGCTTCAGCCAGAACTCTCATCTCATTGTCCACCAGAGGAGCCACAAGGGGGAGAAACCCTTCAGCTGCCCTAGGTGTGAGAAAAGCTTCAGCGACCGCTCCTCCCTGATCATACACCGGAGAGTTcacactggagagaagcccCACGAGTGCCAGGAGTGTGGGAAGCGTTTCCGGGACAGCTCCGCCATCATTCGGCACCAGCGGATCCACACGGGAGAGAAGCCCTACGCCTGCAGCCGGTGTGGGAAGCGCTTCCGGCAGAGCTCCTCGCTGGTGACCCACATGCGGACACATACGGGCGAGAAGCCCTACAAGTGCCCCGTCTGTGGGAAGGGCTTCAGCCAGAGCTCAGCGCTCACCACACACCGCCGGACCCACGGTGCAAAGGCCTTGCCTGCCTACCGTGGtggcctcctgcccagcccctacCAGTGTGTTGAGCGTGGCCGGAGGTGCAGTGACCGCTCCACACTGGCCAGGCACCAGAGCCTGCATGCCGAGGAGCAGCTTCACGTCTGTGTGGAGTGTGGGGACAGCTTCCGACGGAGCTCGGCACTCAGCATGCACCTGAGGGTCCACCATGGGGAGAGACCCTACCAGTGTGAGCAGTGTGGGAAAACAttcaggcacagctcagcccttggTGCCCACCTGAGGATCCATGCAGGAGCCAAGCCCTATGAGTGCGGCGAGTGTGGGAAGTGCTTCTGCAAGAGCTCGACGCTCACAGTGCATCTGAGAATCCACACggcaaagcagcactgcagatgtgctgtggggaggagaacgctcagctccctctcactgctgccatag